Proteins encoded together in one Amblyomma americanum isolate KBUSLIRL-KWMA chromosome 1, ASM5285725v1, whole genome shotgun sequence window:
- the LOC144098164 gene encoding uncharacterized protein LOC144098164: MINSEKTECQRLTSFKSAATTTTLTRHSKPGWWWRRPQLLPEPPFYATSWRASGSELGNDAQKSAQSEAEAQVRLLVSISCIKSEDLRRVLGVSILGNSFAPAPSATTPIRSGAQRKSVSASLDG, encoded by the exons ATGATCAACTCGGAGAAGACAGAATGTCAAAGGTTGACGTCATTCAAGTCCGCA gcaacaacaacaacgttgaCGCGGCATTCCAAGCCggggtggtggtggcggcggccgCAGCTCCTGCCTGAGCCGCCCTTCTACGCGACGTCATGGCGTGCCAGTGGATCCGAGCTTGGCAACGACGCACAGAAGAGCGCGCAGTCCGAGGCGGAGGCACAGGTCAGGCTTCTGGTGTCCATCTCCTGCATCAAGAGCGAGGACCTCCGCAGGGTGCTGGGTGTTTCCATCCTGGGGAATTCGTTCGCTCCCGCTCCTTCAGCTACGACACCGATCAGAAGCGGAGCGCAGAGGAAGAGCGTATCTGCATCGCTTGATGGGTGA